One Carya illinoinensis cultivar Pawnee chromosome 5, C.illinoinensisPawnee_v1, whole genome shotgun sequence genomic window, GGTTGTCCTCCCATTATTTTTTAGGAAGTGCCAAAGTGACACAAAGGTATCCTTAGGATTCCTATACAAATACACAATCTTACACGTTGAGTCCTTAACAGATGTTGGTAGCAATGTATAAGGTAAATGAGTTGAAAAGAGCCTTGGAGAGGGGAAGGAGGTGAGATCTGGAACCTCTTTTTGATTGTAGAGATGTAAGTCCAAGTAGGGCACAAGAATATGAGGATTGTTTGTGAGCAATGGATGTTTTTGAAGATCTAGATGATGCTTTCGGTTCACTATAGCAAACAAGATAGCCTTCAACCAAGTAGTGCCAACTTTGGGAGGGGTCATCATTAGAATATCAGTCTCACGAGCTTGGAAGTGTTTTTGGAGGGATAAAACTCCCTGCATGAACCTAGTTGGAAACCAAAATCCACGGTACTGACTTAGGAAGCCTGCTGTTGGGAGGGAGGATATGAAGTCCCCGTATTGATCTGGGGTTAGTTCATCTTCTTGCAAGTGCTGGGAAAAAGATGGATCGAGTGTAGACATGATTCAAGAAGGAAGGGAACTACAAAGTACTGACGTAGTAGTCCGTTTCACCTAAATTGTTCAGTACGTGGTTGATATTACAGACGTGCCTAGGTACTCTCGATGTTATGGGTATATATAGAGAAGTACACCCGATCGAggtatattataaataatttgggtcttttaaaagaaaaaaaatatatgcgtaCACAGATTTGATTCTTGCAGAATTGTTCGTACCTAATCACAAACAATGTGATTGGCACGTTAATCCATCATGACTCAGAAGTAATTGGGCACAATTGACAGCTAATGGGTCTAGGAGAATGAGTCATTGTCTGACTTTTTTGTGGGTATAGTTAAATGTTCACTGACTTCACCAATCAATCTGCAGCAAACTTTCTTGaaccacaaaatatatatatatatatagccataaaaaaataaaaaattgtgcatatattttgtattgagttttttttttttttattattatttaatagttaaggaattgtttttcaataattttttatttttttttttatctttaaaaatgttttaagggatttaaagtatgattgaagaaaaaaaaattcctatAACTTTCAGTACCTATACCATACCGAATTTTCGACGAGAGAAACGCCACTCAAATGTGTCTAtaaacatatatgtatataaagattttaaaaagttgaaagttttatttaaagGACATATGAATCATGCGAAACTACTATTAGTTAACACTTGAAAACCAAGGCAATGAGGAGCACATCTCAAGAAAAGCATCTTTCCAGGCTTTTTAAGCTTTCATTCCAACAATTCAGAATATCATGATCCAAATAGGGTCCGTATGTAACAACTCCCCTACAAAACTTATCACACGCCTCTTCAAACGATCAAGCGAGACGTTGGTTATATTCAACCAGTTCTCGAAGTGCCAAGctgatataaaaattttataagattCCTACACATACACACAATCTTAGATGCCAAGTCCTTCACAGATGTTGGTAACAATATATAAGATAAATGAGTTAAAAAGAGTATCGGAGAGGTATGAGTTGAGATCTGAAACCTCTTTTTTGCTGTAGAGAAAGATTTCTAAGAAGGTTACAAGACTATATGGGTTGTTTGTGAGTAGAGGGTGTTGTAGAAGATTTATATCATTAAACTAATATAACTTCAACCAGAAGTTCATGATTGGCAACggaattatgttaaaaaaaatacttaaagataaaaaataaaaataaaagtcacaAATTCATAGTAAATGGATAGTAGGAGATATTAAACTTATCATTATTCAAAATCTTCTACCAAGTGTATATTTTTTACCCACTCTAGATTTTAGAATACCGTGCAGAAATCTGAATCCATGAATGTACTCATGAACTGTAAGCCAAGTTCTATTAAATATgatttgaattttcttaaaagaaaaataaaatatatggttagaaaaaggaaaaaaaatactaattaatGAAAGCTGATGAACAAACAAAATGAAGATCATAACGGTAGATTAAGTAGAAAGATTTTATTCTTGCACGATTGTTTATACGTACCTAATCACAACGTGATTCATGCAATCAATCATAAATTATAAGTGTAATTGGGCACTTTCACAGCTAAGATCTAGCTTGGGAATGGGAAAGCCATGTGCACATGCATGATATCTGAGCTCATAGAGTCATCACATGGCACTGCACTCCGATTCTTGCATGTTGCCACGTGCACTTTCACATGgcaacaaattaaatatataagggacaaaagaaaatgaaaacgtGCAGAACAAACTTGTTGAGGGGATAAAGAATCTGTCCACGGACTTGACACAAGAGAAAGCGACTGGGGGCAGAAATGGAGATCTGAGTGGGGTGATAGAGAGAGACGGGTTTCAGGAAGGAGAGAATTATTTACTCGAACCGTTTCTATACcgtaaataattagaaaaatgatatcaTTACAATTctcttttataacttttttacaGCCATATATTAAAtgaggaatatttttataaaacaacttATGAAAGTAACATCACTTTACATTAATACTTCCAAGTTAACACAtggttatataaaatttataaaaaaaagttgtaagtgTAATTTAACATAAGGTTGtataaaagttgtaaaaaaagttatatatatgaaaatagtTACACCATTCGAGAGTTGCACCATTTAGAGTGAGTACTGAGAAAAATCACATATagtgtaaaattattttctttctattttcttttgtttttttctaaaaaaattttaaaccccttcgacatttta contains:
- the LOC122311550 gene encoding cytosolic sulfotransferase 5-like, giving the protein MSTLDPSFSQHLQEDELTPDQYGDFISSLPTAGFLSQYRGFWFPTRFMQGVLSLQKHFQARETDILMMTPPKVGTTWLKAILFAIVNRKHHLDLQKHPLLTNNPHILVPYLDLHLYNQKEVPDLTSFPSPRLFSTHLPYTLLPTSVKDSTCKIVYLYRNPKDTFVSLWHFLKNNGRTTDSFEETFDKFCQGVSNFGPYWDHVLSYWNESLEKPQRVLCLRYEELKERPTTHLKRIAEFLGCPFSSEEETKGMVNDISRLCSFDYLSKLAVNKSGTTHNMKTESLFRRGEIGDWVNYLTPQMSKKLDDIFKEKFHGTGLIF